The bacterium Unc6 genome has a window encoding:
- a CDS encoding molecular chaperone DnaJ: protein MDKDYYRTLGVSRDADQSAIKSSYRQLALKYHPDRNPGDKASEERFKEISEAYEVLSDPQKRATYDQFGYEGLRGAFTGGGFTWSDFTHFDDVEDIFGGSFADILRSFTGFGTGTRRGKDKQAFVELNLEDVMTGAEKTISLSRMEFCNECQGRGARTESDFSVCPRCKGAGQTRFVQGFFALSQTCDRCSGQGKIIKRPCSHCKGKGRVSVERRITIKIPAGVDDGTSLRVGGEGEVSQSGRRGDLYVIIKINKHPVFEKEGSNIICNVPVNVIQAALGANIDIPTLEGKTVSLSISPGTQDGQILRIKKGGLPDLNLRSRADMFVRIIVETPVHLTSEQKRILEEFNKLSRPENTPLQKEFSEKIKKHNKDR, encoded by the coding sequence ATGGATAAGGATTATTATCGTACACTCGGAGTTTCAAGGGACGCAGACCAATCTGCTATAAAAAGTTCATACAGGCAACTTGCCCTTAAGTATCATCCGGACAGAAACCCTGGTGATAAGGCTTCTGAGGAAAGATTTAAAGAAATATCAGAGGCATATGAGGTGCTCAGTGACCCTCAAAAAAGGGCAACATATGACCAGTTTGGATATGAGGGGTTAAGGGGTGCATTTACAGGTGGTGGATTTACCTGGTCAGATTTTACGCATTTTGATGATGTGGAAGATATATTTGGAGGTTCGTTTGCAGATATTCTTCGCTCATTTACAGGTTTTGGCACAGGCACACGAAGAGGTAAAGACAAACAGGCATTTGTGGAACTTAACCTTGAAGATGTTATGACAGGCGCTGAGAAAACAATAAGTTTGTCAAGAATGGAGTTCTGTAACGAGTGCCAGGGAAGAGGAGCAAGAACAGAATCCGATTTTTCAGTTTGTCCAAGATGCAAGGGTGCAGGGCAGACAAGGTTTGTGCAAGGGTTCTTTGCGCTATCACAGACCTGTGATAGATGTTCCGGGCAGGGTAAGATTATAAAGCGTCCCTGTTCACATTGTAAAGGAAAGGGAAGGGTATCAGTAGAAAGAAGGATTACAATTAAGATTCCTGCTGGCGTGGACGATGGGACTTCCCTTAGAGTAGGCGGTGAAGGCGAGGTTTCTCAATCAGGAAGAAGAGGCGACCTTTATGTTATAATAAAAATAAATAAACATCCTGTATTTGAAAAAGAAGGGAGCAATATTATTTGCAATGTTCCTGTAAATGTTATCCAGGCAGCCTTGGGAGCAAACATTGATATTCCCACTCTTGAGGGAAAAACAGTTTCTTTAAGCATCAGCCCCGGTACACAAGATGGGCAGATATTAAGAATAAAAAAGGGTGGACTTCCTGATTTAAATTTAAGATCAAGAGCGGATATGTTTGTTCGTATTATAGTGGAAACACCTGTTCATCTTACATCTGAACAAAAAAGAATCCTTGAAGAATTTAATAAATTGTCCAGGCCGGAAAATACACCTTTACAAAAAGAATTTTCGGAAAAAATAAAAAAACACAATAAAGACAGATAA
- a CDS encoding toxin HicA has translation MKYLRFEERIRGSHHIFTKDVIEEILNLQPKGSKSKPYQVKQVRNVILKYKLGEKENV, from the coding sequence TTGAAATATTTAAGATTTGAGGAGAGAATACGTGGTAGCCATCATATATTTACAAAAGATGTTATTGAGGAGATACTCAATTTACAACCCAAAGGCAGTAAATCAAAACCTTATCAGGTTAAACAGGTTCGTAATGTGATACTAAAATATAAACTAGGAGAAAAGGAAAATGTGTAA
- a CDS encoding low molecular weight phosphatase family protein, with translation MEDCMKRKVLFVCVHNSARSQMAEAFLNNMGGDMFETESAGIEPGTLNPLAVEAMRDIGIDISPNETKRVFDFFKEGRLFNYVITVCDEASAERCPVFQGASKMLHWSFEDPSSFTGEHEERLAKTREVRDKIKIKIEEWLQENK, from the coding sequence ATGGAGGACTGTATGAAACGAAAAGTTTTATTCGTGTGCGTGCACAATAGCGCAAGGAGCCAGATGGCAGAGGCATTTTTAAACAATATGGGAGGAGACATGTTTGAGACTGAAAGCGCAGGCATTGAGCCGGGCACATTAAACCCCCTTGCTGTTGAAGCGATGAGGGATATCGGGATAGATATATCGCCGAACGAGACAAAGCGCGTGTTCGATTTTTTTAAAGAAGGACGGCTGTTTAATTATGTGATAACGGTCTGCGATGAGGCTTCGGCAGAAAGATGTCCCGTATTCCAAGGAGCCTCAAAAATGCTTCACTGGAGCTTTGAAGATCCATCTTCATTTACAGGCGAGCATGAAGAAAGGCTGGCAAAGACGAGAGAGGTCAGGGATAAAATTAAAATAAAAATAGAGGAATGGCTCCAGGAGAACAAATGA
- a CDS encoding aquaporin gives MKKYTAEFIGTFCLVFTGTGAIVVNDAANGAISHTGIALTFGLVVTAMIYAIGDISGAHINPAVTIGFWTSGRLSKHDVLPYILSQCSGALAASISLRLLFPEHQTLGATVPSGAAVQSFFMEVILAFILMFVILNVSADARETGIMAGIAVGATVALLALFAGPVSGASMNPARSIAPAIVSGNFDAVWIYLTAPVLGAYTAVLACKFLKDKWRTV, from the coding sequence ATGAAAAAATACACTGCCGAATTTATTGGGACATTCTGCCTTGTCTTTACAGGCACAGGCGCCATTGTAGTTAATGATGCCGCCAATGGAGCAATCAGCCACACAGGCATCGCGCTAACCTTTGGACTGGTTGTGACGGCAATGATTTATGCTATAGGCGATATTTCGGGCGCACACATAAACCCGGCAGTTACCATTGGATTCTGGACATCAGGCAGACTGTCAAAACATGATGTTTTGCCTTATATTTTAAGCCAGTGTTCAGGGGCATTGGCGGCAAGCATATCGCTCAGGTTATTGTTTCCGGAACATCAAACTCTCGGCGCAACCGTGCCTTCAGGGGCAGCGGTTCAATCCTTCTTTATGGAGGTTATCCTTGCTTTCATCCTCATGTTTGTAATACTCAATGTTTCCGCAGATGCAAGGGAAACAGGAATCATGGCAGGAATTGCTGTCGGCGCAACCGTGGCGCTGCTTGCGCTGTTCGCCGGTCCTGTCAGCGGAGCTTCTATGAATCCAGCCCGCTCCATTGCGCCGGCAATTGTATCGGGAAATTTCGATGCCGTATGGATTTATTTAACCGCCCCTGTTTTAGGCGCATATACGGCTGTTTTAGCCTGCAAATTTTTGAAGGATAAATGGAGGACTGTATGA
- a CDS encoding restriction endonuclease, with protein sequence MNKTNTSKQIKEILKAYNLLVKGIEAKANEDEYRTYGGIIRSSKGLMVENIGEHLVRIAWQGLGGKSDRLSLEKQTVRIPLNQQYLARIRSREVVEYIKQNIQDYYYTLKTDIHTYINNEFVIAIECKSFTENAMVKRILVDFTLFKQVFPNLKFVLLQLESQLTGDYSQPSKKITYGSPSTHTLLSYFDIDINIITLLEGERKVDEPIHKPKFYKELKKKNLVRAIDIFKELLKDKL encoded by the coding sequence ATGAACAAAACAAATACATCAAAACAAATAAAAGAAATTTTAAAAGCATATAATTTGCTTGTTAAGGGTATTGAAGCAAAAGCTAATGAAGATGAATATAGGACATATGGAGGAATCATTAGATCCAGTAAAGGTCTAATGGTTGAAAATATTGGAGAACATTTGGTCAGAATTGCTTGGCAGGGATTAGGGGGAAAATCAGATCGATTATCATTAGAAAAGCAAACTGTAAGAATTCCCTTAAACCAACAGTATTTGGCACGGATTAGGAGTCGTGAAGTGGTAGAGTATATTAAACAAAACATTCAAGATTACTATTATACGCTTAAAACAGATATTCATACATACATTAATAATGAGTTTGTAATTGCTATTGAATGTAAATCTTTCACTGAAAATGCGATGGTGAAAAGGATTTTAGTTGATTTCACTTTGTTCAAGCAAGTGTTTCCAAATCTAAAATTTGTTTTGCTTCAATTAGAAAGTCAACTTACAGGAGACTATTCACAACCAAGCAAAAAAATTACTTATGGAAGCCCATCAACTCATACATTACTTTCATATTTTGATATTGATATAAACATAATAACCTTGTTGGAAGGTGAAAGAAAAGTTGATGAACCAATTCATAAACCGAAATTTTATAAAGAACTAAAGAAAAAGAATTTAGTAAGAGCAATAGATATTTTTAAAGAACTTTTGAAAGATAAATTGTAG
- a CDS encoding DNA methylase, protein MTDDFHKIKKVMTFKELQLEIENPLSTNELNSLNELNSKLSNKGLSIKINNKSVKILLREVDITQLKSLSDYISRKYNLNKNNNPVKQIISKIESIKSYGLRSGKRKYVDYNKEIKVKNRKLKEVKRGKHYYTRNNFFVKENTDCPSEYINQIICGDSEEVLKKLPDNCIDLIFTSPPYNFGLDYSKKDDDYQWENYFDKLFGIFRECIRVLKYGGRIIVNTQPLYSDYIPCHHIISNFFMQNKLIWKGEIVWEKNNYNCKYTAWGSWKSPSNPYLKNSWEYLEIFCKGDLKKQGRVEDIDINEEEFKKWVFSRWSIAPERRMKEFGHPAMFPEQLVVRVLKLFSFKGDIILDPFNGAGTTTKVARELNRKYLGIDVSEEYCKIANQRIESTLF, encoded by the coding sequence ATGACAGATGATTTTCATAAAATAAAAAAAGTTATGACATTCAAAGAACTACAATTAGAGATTGAAAACCCATTATCGACTAATGAATTAAATTCTTTGAATGAACTTAACTCCAAACTTTCAAATAAAGGTCTATCTATAAAGATTAATAACAAATCAGTCAAAATTTTGTTAAGGGAAGTTGATATAACACAATTAAAGTCTTTAAGTGATTATATTTCAAGGAAATATAATCTCAATAAAAATAATAATCCTGTAAAACAAATCATTAGTAAAATTGAAAGTATTAAAAGTTATGGGTTAAGATCCGGAAAAAGAAAATATGTGGATTACAATAAAGAAATAAAAGTAAAAAATAGAAAATTGAAAGAGGTAAAAAGAGGTAAACATTATTATACTCGGAACAACTTTTTTGTTAAAGAAAATACCGATTGCCCAAGCGAATATATAAACCAGATTATTTGTGGTGATAGTGAAGAAGTTTTAAAAAAACTGCCTGATAATTGTATTGATTTAATTTTTACTTCTCCACCATATAACTTTGGTTTAGATTATTCAAAAAAAGATGATGATTATCAATGGGAGAATTATTTTGATAAATTATTCGGCATTTTCAGAGAATGTATAAGAGTTTTAAAATACGGTGGCAGAATTATAGTCAACACACAACCTTTATATTCTGACTATATACCGTGTCACCATATTATCAGTAATTTTTTCATGCAAAATAAGTTGATATGGAAGGGTGAAATAGTATGGGAAAAAAATAATTATAATTGTAAATATACGGCCTGGGGTAGTTGGAAAAGCCCTAGCAATCCTTATTTGAAGAATTCGTGGGAGTATTTGGAAATATTTTGCAAAGGAGATCTGAAGAAACAAGGAAGAGTAGAGGATATTGACATTAACGAAGAGGAATTTAAAAAATGGGTTTTCTCACGATGGTCAATAGCACCTGAAAGAAGAATGAAAGAATTTGGACATCCTGCAATGTTTCCTGAACAATTGGTTGTAAGAGTTTTAAAGTTATTTAGTTTTAAAGGAGACATAATTTTAGATCCTTTTAATGGAGCAGGCACGACGACTAAAGTTGCAAGAGAGCTTAATAGAAAATATTTAGGGATAGATGTTTCTGAAGAATATTGTAAAATTGCTAATCAAAGAATAGAATCTACACTTTTTTGA
- a CDS encoding site-specific DNA-methyltransferase, whose product MKIKSRNRAPRNRTITLDDSEIARLKKKLIKIEKPVSVSDIENKTINQDIFQVLDFLPNNFVDLVFVDPPYNLNKTFNLTTFRAMESEKYEEWLDSWVKKIIRLLKPSASIYICGDWKSSGAIFNVVKKYFQIQNRITFEREKGRGAKSNWKNCSEDIWFCTLSKKYCFNVDVVKMKRKVLAPYKDESGSPKDWEKTENGNYRITHPSNIWTDITIPFWSMPEKTDHPTQKPEKLVAKVILASSKPNDIVFDPFLGSGTTSVVAKKLGRKYVGIDIDELYCCLAEKRLEIADNDKTIQGYSGGVFWERNTLNEQNNGKTKKRNNERDLFNSKLLL is encoded by the coding sequence ATGAAAATAAAGTCAAGAAATCGAGCACCAAGGAATAGAACAATAACGCTAGATGATAGTGAAATTGCTCGTCTGAAAAAGAAACTCATCAAAATAGAAAAACCTGTTTCTGTTTCGGATATTGAGAATAAAACTATCAACCAAGATATTTTTCAAGTTTTAGATTTTTTGCCAAATAATTTTGTTGATTTAGTTTTTGTAGATCCGCCTTATAACCTAAACAAGACTTTTAACCTAACTACCTTCAGGGCAATGGAGTCCGAAAAGTACGAAGAGTGGTTGGATTCTTGGGTTAAGAAAATAATCCGATTATTAAAACCAAGTGCTTCTATATATATTTGTGGTGATTGGAAATCATCGGGTGCAATTTTTAATGTAGTTAAAAAATATTTTCAAATTCAAAACAGAATAACTTTTGAAAGAGAAAAAGGGCGGGGTGCAAAATCAAATTGGAAAAATTGCTCGGAAGATATTTGGTTCTGCACGCTTTCGAAGAAGTATTGTTTTAATGTTGATGTGGTAAAAATGAAAAGAAAGGTTCTTGCCCCATACAAAGATGAAAGCGGGAGTCCAAAAGACTGGGAAAAGACAGAAAACGGAAATTATCGCATAACACACCCTTCCAATATTTGGACAGACATTACAATTCCTTTTTGGTCTATGCCGGAAAAAACTGACCACCCAACGCAAAAACCGGAAAAGTTGGTTGCTAAAGTTATTTTGGCCAGTTCAAAACCAAATGATATTGTTTTTGACCCGTTTCTTGGTTCGGGCACGACTTCGGTTGTCGCAAAAAAATTAGGCCGTAAATATGTTGGTATCGATATAGATGAATTATATTGTTGTTTAGCAGAAAAACGGCTTGAGATAGCTGATAATGATAAAACAATACAAGGATATTCTGGCGGGGTTTTTTGGGAAAGAAATACTCTTAATGAGCAAAATAATGGCAAAACAAAAAAACGAAATAATGAAAGAGATTTATTTAATAGTAAATTACTATTATGA
- a CDS encoding AmmeMemoRadiSam system protein B: MTTYGPYVADMFYLADKVQLQKRVDEYLRKAKEVENEGKIFGILSAHAGYEFCGDIMGASYKAVVGKDFDTVIILAVPHRFPVRGASCVKEGVFKIPLGDIEIDSQITEEIIKNSKGILKIIPASFKEEHSVEVQLPFIKTVLPRTKIVPVLVGSMDEETCNIFGQGISLTVKNKNCLIVVSSDMYHGNNYKECEKTDKNTLSILEKVEPERFYNSMLTEETHMCGGFGMSCLLYAAKHFGNIIARVLDYTNSSKAREMQRIGEYCVGYGSVIFLKSL, from the coding sequence ATGACAACCTATGGCCCCTATGTGGCAGATATGTTCTATCTTGCAGATAAGGTTCAACTGCAAAAACGGGTAGACGAATATTTAAGGAAGGCAAAAGAGGTTGAAAATGAAGGAAAGATTTTTGGTATCCTATCTGCGCATGCCGGGTATGAGTTTTGCGGGGATATTATGGGTGCTTCATATAAGGCTGTTGTGGGTAAAGATTTTGATACTGTGATTATACTTGCTGTTCCGCATCGTTTTCCTGTAAGGGGTGCTTCCTGTGTAAAAGAGGGGGTGTTTAAGATTCCCTTAGGGGATATAGAAATAGACTCACAAATAACAGAGGAGATTATAAAAAACAGCAAAGGCATACTTAAAATTATTCCTGCATCTTTCAAAGAAGAACATTCTGTTGAGGTTCAGCTCCCATTTATAAAAACAGTTTTGCCAAGGACAAAGATTGTTCCTGTTCTTGTAGGTTCTATGGATGAGGAAACCTGCAATATATTTGGACAGGGCATTTCTTTAACAGTTAAAAATAAAAATTGTCTTATTGTTGTAAGTTCTGATATGTATCACGGCAACAACTATAAAGAATGTGAAAAAACAGACAAGAACACACTTTCTATTCTCGAAAAAGTTGAGCCTGAAAGATTTTACAACAGCATGCTCACAGAAGAAACCCATATGTGTGGCGGTTTTGGAATGTCCTGTCTTCTTTATGCCGCAAAACATTTCGGAAATATTATTGCAAGGGTTTTAGATTATACAAATTCAAGTAAAGCAAGGGAAATGCAAAGAATTGGAGAATATTGTGTGGGTTATGGCTCAGTTATTTTTTTGAAAAGTCTCTAA
- a CDS encoding methionyl-tRNA formyltransferase, with product MKIVFFGSSCFAVEVLKILSQSKFKPIVVITPLAKTRGRNLKVLPAPVEEFAKDSGLNCLPVSDVNSKESLKKILSLGPDICISIAFGQIFKQPVLEIPKNVFLNVHASMLPVLRGPAPVQHSILNGDTATGITIQKVCLKVDAGDILLQKSIPIGQDEDALLLAHRLSRIAGEYLIQALDIISLGRAVYIQQDDSKATYAPKIRKIDGLIDWNKKAVDIYNKVRALVLYPCAWTIFRGKILKIWKADVYNQKTDEFCPGTIVGFNREGFIVRCADESIRMKEVQLESKNKISANEFINGARLRVGEKFSASRL from the coding sequence ATGAAAATTGTATTTTTCGGTTCTTCCTGTTTTGCTGTTGAAGTATTAAAAATACTTTCACAATCAAAATTTAAGCCGATTGTCGTTATAACACCTCTTGCAAAAACAAGGGGAAGAAATTTAAAAGTACTGCCTGCTCCGGTAGAAGAATTTGCAAAAGACTCTGGCTTAAATTGCTTGCCAGTGTCTGATGTCAACTCAAAAGAATCGTTAAAAAAAATTTTAAGTTTAGGACCAGATATCTGTATATCTATTGCTTTTGGTCAGATATTTAAACAACCTGTATTAGAGATACCCAAAAATGTTTTTTTAAATGTGCATGCTTCTATGCTTCCTGTTTTAAGAGGGCCTGCACCTGTCCAGCATTCCATACTTAATGGTGATACTGCCACAGGCATAACAATACAAAAGGTTTGCTTAAAGGTTGATGCAGGAGATATATTGCTTCAAAAATCTATACCTATCGGGCAGGATGAAGATGCTCTGTTGTTAGCACACAGACTTTCCAGGATTGCAGGCGAATATCTGATACAGGCACTTGATATAATATCATTGGGCAGGGCAGTATATATCCAGCAGGACGATTCAAAAGCAACATATGCTCCGAAAATAAGGAAGATAGATGGACTGATAGACTGGAATAAAAAGGCGGTGGATATATATAACAAGGTCCGAGCACTTGTTTTGTATCCTTGTGCCTGGACGATTTTTCGTGGGAAGATATTAAAAATATGGAAGGCAGATGTTTATAATCAAAAAACAGATGAGTTTTGTCCCGGGACAATAGTGGGGTTCAATAGAGAAGGTTTTATTGTTAGATGTGCAGATGAAAGCATCCGTATGAAGGAAGTTCAATTAGAATCAAAAAATAAAATTTCTGCAAATGAATTTATTAACGGAGCAAGACTCAGAGTAGGAGAAAAGTTTTCGGCCTCCCGCCTTTAG